In Musa acuminata AAA Group cultivar baxijiao chromosome BXJ2-8, Cavendish_Baxijiao_AAA, whole genome shotgun sequence, one genomic interval encodes:
- the LOC135618502 gene encoding pentatricopeptide repeat-containing protein At3g26782, mitochondrial-like, whose product MRLRSPATLLLSNAFSSSAPTATLAAHFGRHVDTTSVASWNAAIADLARAGDFVDALRAFASLRRLRLRPDRSSFPPALKSAAALASLPSGRQLHLFALRLGLLPDLFVASSLVDMYAKCRELSDARRAFDESPHRNAVLWTAMVAGYVWNDAPEDAIFLFKDFLADEGGAGIDSVAAVAVLSACSRVSGKKVAEGIHGLVMKVGLEMDVGVGNTLTDAYAKGGDLSLGRKVFEGMAARDVVSWNSMIALYAQNGLSAEALELYTKMLTNGSIQHNAVTLSAVLLACAHAGALQIGKCIHNQVVRMGLEKDVYVGTSVVDMYCKCGRVRMAKKAFDRMKEKNILSWSAMVAGYGMHGHGQEALKVFHEMTRSGEKPNYITFVSVLAACSHAGLVNEGRYWLDAMKRKFNIEPGVEHYGCMVDLLGRAGCLNEAYRLIKDMKVKPDFVVWGALLSACRIHKNVELGEISARKLFELDPKNCGYYVLLSNIYADAGRWNDVQRLRVIIKNKGLVKPPGYSSVEFKGRVHVFLVGDKKHPQHIEIYNYLEKLRVRMLEAGYVPDTGSVLHDVDEEEKETVLRVHSEKLALAFAIINTAPGTTIHIIKNLRVCGDCHSAIKLITKLVQREIVVRDSHRFHHFRDGSCSCGDYW is encoded by the exons ATGAGGCTCCGCTCGCCCGCCACACTACTACTCTCCAATGCGTTCTCGTCCTCCGCCCCCACCGCCACCCTCGCCGCCCACTTTGGTCGCCACGTCGACACCACCTCCGTCGCTTCATGGAACGCCGCCATCGCCGACCTCGCCCGTGCCGGGGACTTCGTCGACGCCCTTCGCGCCTTCGCATCCCTCCGCCGCCTACGCCTCCGCCCCGACCGTTCCTCCTTTCCCCCGGCCCTCAAGTCCGCCGCCGCCCTCGCTTCGCTCCCCTCCGGCCGACAGCTTCACCTCTTCGCCCTTCGCCTCGGCCTCCTCCCGGACCTATTCGTCGCCTCCTCCCTCGTCGACATGTACGCCAAGTGCCGCGAGCTGTCCGACGCCCGCCGGGCCTTCGACGAGTCCCCCCACCGCAATGCCGTTCTATGGACCGCCATGGTCGCGGGATACGTCTGGAATGACGCTCCCGAGGACGCCATCTTCTTGTTTAAGGACTTCCTTGCTGATGAAGGCGGGGCGGGCATCGACTCCGTGGCGGCTGTGGCAGTGCTCTCTGCATGCTCGAGGGTTTCTGGTAAGAAGGTTGCCGAAGGGATCCACGGGCTCGTGATGAAGGTTGGGTTGGAAATGGATGTGGGAGTGGGGAACACACTGACGGACGCCTATGCTAAAGGAGGAGACTTGAGTTTGGGGCGGAAGGTATTTGAGGGAATGGCCGCAAGAGATGTTGTATCTTGGAATTCAATGATTGCGTTGTATGCTCAAAATGGGCTCTCGGCAGAGGCATTGGAGCTATATACTAAGATGTTGACTAATGGAAGCATTCAACATAATGCTGTGACGCTCTCCGCAGTGCTGCTGGCGTGTGCACATGCAGGAGCATTGCAAATAGGAAAGTGCATTCATAACCAG GTGGTCAGGATGGGCTTGGAGAAAGATGTGTATGTGGGCACATCAGTGGTTGACATGTACTGCAAATGTGGGAGAGTGAGGATGGCAAAGAAAGCCTTTGACCGCATGAAGGAAAAGAATATCTTATCATGGTCTGCCATGGTTGCCGGTTATGGCATGCATGGTCACGGACAAGAGGCTCTGAAGGTTTTTCATGAAATGACGAGGTCAGGAGAGAAGCCAAATTACATAACCTTTGTTTCTGTCTTGGCAGCTTGCAGTCATGCAGGGCTTGTGAACGAAGGCAGATATTGGTTGGATGCAATGAAAAGAAAGTTCAATATTGAACCTGGTGTGGAGCATTATGGATGCATGGTAGACCTTCTTGGACGAGCAGGTTGTCTTAATGAAGCTTACAGATTGATCAAGGACATGAAAGTCAAGCCTGATTTTGTCGTCTGGGGTGCCCTTCTTAGTGCATGTAGGATTCATAAGAATGTCGAGCTAGGAGAGATTTCTGCTAGGAAACTGTTTGAGCTGGATCCAAAGAACTGCGGCTACTATGTTTTGCTCTCTAATATTTATGCAGATGCTGGAAGGTGGAATGATGTTCAGAGGCTGAGAGTTATAATTAAGAACAAAGGGCTGGTAAAGCCACCAGGGTATAGTTCAGTGGAATTTAAAGGTAGGGTTCATGTATTTCTAGTTGGGGATAAAAAGCACCCACAACATATAGAGATCTATAATTATTTGGAAAAGCTGAGAGTTAGGATGCTGGAAGCTGGTTATGTCCCAGATACAGGATCAGTTCTCCATgacgtagatgaagaagaaaaagaaacagtATTACGTGTTCACAGCGAAAAGCTGGCTCTCGCTTTTGCAATTATTAACACAGCTCCTGGAACGACGATCCACATCATCAAGAATCTTCGGGTTTGTGGTGACTGTCACAGTGCAATCAAGCTGATCACAAAGCTTGTACAACGGGAGATTGTTGTTAGAGACTCTCACCGGTTCCATCATTTCAGAGATGGGTCCTGTTCTTGTGGGGATTATTGGTGA